Below is a genomic region from Dehalococcoidales bacterium.
GTTGTCCCTGGCCGGACTGGCGCTGCCCCTGAAGGGGGGGATTTCGCTGGACCTGAAAAGGATGGACACCATACTGGAGGTAAACGAGAAGTCGCGGTATACCGTTGTTGAGTGTGGTGTTTCGCAGGGGCAGTTGACCTCCTACCTGGAGAGGCATCATCCCACCCTGATGCATTCGGAGCCCGGGGCACCTCCGATGGCAACCATAGCCGGCAATATGGCGATACACGGTCAGGGCGACCTGGCACATCCTTATGGTTTCAATTCCGATATGGTTAACGGGATGGAAGTGGTCCTGCCGACGGGTGAAATCTGCCGCTTCGGTTCCTGCTCGGTATCCACGCAATGGTACACGAATCATCCCCTGCCTGATGTGGGGCTATTTCTGGGGTGGGCCGGTACTACGGGTATCATTACTAAAGTATCGCTGAAGCTCTTCCCGAATAAGAGCATAGTAGGCTCGGGCCAGTTCGTGGTAAAGGACGAAAACCTGATTCCGGAAATCATTCACAAGATAACTCACACTGAGATGGTACATGATCTGGTGGCCTACAGCCAGGCAATACCGCCTTTCTCCAGTGGTCTTCATCACCTGACGATAAACTTGAGTGCGGACTCCGAAAAGGAACTGGCATTCAAGATGGAACTGATATTCGATGATACCCTGGGGCCGTATATCCGGAGTGGAGACGGCGGGTACCTGGGCTTCAACCGGGGTTCGCAGAGACCCCAGGTATCCAAGACCTCCGATTGGAGAAAGGGCGGCGGATTTGAATATGTAGGCTCGATAATGCCGGTGGAGACCTACCCCGATTGCTACCGGCGAGGACGGGAGATATCGGAGAAACATGGTATTCCATATACCGTGCTGGGACGGGTTATCGGCATGTCTCACGCCATGATGTTCTCCTGGACATACGCGTTCAACCGGGCAGACCCGGAGACTATGGACCAGGCAAGGGAAGCCCTGCATGAGACTGATGACCTTGTCCTGGAACTGGATGGTACTATCTGGAAACCCGGGACTTACGGGCAGAAGCTGGTTATGGAGAGGATAGACCCCAATACTCTCAATCTGATGAAGAAGGTGAAACAGCTTCTTGACCCCAATGGCATTATGAATCCTGGAAACTGGGAGGTAAGCTGATGACACTGGCAGAATACAAATACGCAGATACCATACACAGGTGCTTCCGGTGCGGCTACTGCAAGTTCCCGGTGAACTGGATGGACGTGAACAATTGCCCGGCATACGCCAGATTCCGCATGGAGACCTACTCCTGCGGAGGACGATTGTGGCTGACAAAGGCCTGGCTGAGCAATGAGATAGACTGGACCGAGCATCTTGCCCAGATACTGTACTCCTGCACGGCGTGTAAAAACTGCGAGGAGAAGTGCCCGCTTCGTTTCAATGTTGACATCTTCAACATGATACTGGCGGCAAGAGCCGAGATGGTCGAAAGGGGCCAGGTGCCGTCGGCGGTCAAGGAGTTCCTGGAGAACGTCCAGCGGCACGGCAATCCCTACGGCAATTCCAGGGCAGAAAGAGGTGAATGGAACCAGGAAACGGGGATAGAGCAGTACCAGGGGCAGGACTACCTGTACTACGTTGGCTGTGTGGGCTCATACGATACCAGAGCGCAGCAGACGGCGCGGACCCTGGGCAAGGTGCTGCTGAAGTCGGCAGTGTCCTTCGGGGTA
It encodes:
- a CDS encoding FAD-binding oxidoreductase — protein: MSSVYESLVEIVGGEHVSTQAEELYIYSFDLGTTEPHRPDYAVAPRTTEEIQAIVRLANREKVPVAPLGGGLSLAGLALPLKGGISLDLKRMDTILEVNEKSRYTVVECGVSQGQLTSYLERHHPTLMHSEPGAPPMATIAGNMAIHGQGDLAHPYGFNSDMVNGMEVVLPTGEICRFGSCSVSTQWYTNHPLPDVGLFLGWAGTTGIITKVSLKLFPNKSIVGSGQFVVKDENLIPEIIHKITHTEMVHDLVAYSQAIPPFSSGLHHLTINLSADSEKELAFKMELIFDDTLGPYIRSGDGGYLGFNRGSQRPQVSKTSDWRKGGGFEYVGSIMPVETYPDCYRRGREISEKHGIPYTVLGRVIGMSHAMMFSWTYAFNRADPETMDQAREALHETDDLVLELDGTIWKPGTYGQKLVMERIDPNTLNLMKKVKQLLDPNGIMNPGNWEVS